In Bacteroidetes Order II. bacterium, a genomic segment contains:
- the dacB gene encoding D-alanyl-D-alanine carboxypeptidase/D-alanyl-D-alanine-endopeptidase — protein MKRLILFFLVFMSACTGLRPGLNNESKTPQKRVIASIDSLFNDPAFAHAHWGVLVKSLKTGEVWYERNADKMFMPASNEKIITGAVSLQTLGPDFRYVTTIGHRGSITNGILKGDLVVFGSGDPSFNFRFWGDNRAVLTKWAKELKARGIRAISGDLIGDDNAFEDYPYGSGWPYDDFEYYYSAEIGAFQLNENYVDLEITPPRVAGEAMKVQPSTPSNYYTVENKLNVVPNGTSTVTVSRAFGTNHMVLKGQVVLGGRTISDAVTITNPTLFFMTVLKETLEAEGINVSGVVRDCDDIPGYALKPTEVTVVLTEQSPPFTKLLSEMMKVSQNLYAETFTHTLGWHRTGTGSFEAGKTIVQQQLADWGIAVNSYVYADGSGLSRYNYTNPRILVTVLSAMRNSPHWVVFRDSMPLAGEDGTLRNRMKTGPAFKNVRAKTGTIANTRGLSGYLTTADGEELAFSFLVNGHLLSSRDTDRITDTAAQILAGLKR, from the coding sequence ATGAAGCGTCTTATTCTCTTTTTTTTGGTCTTTATGAGTGCCTGCACGGGCCTCCGACCGGGCCTAAACAACGAGTCCAAAACCCCACAAAAACGGGTCATTGCCTCGATAGATTCGTTGTTCAATGATCCGGCGTTTGCCCACGCACATTGGGGTGTTTTGGTCAAATCGCTAAAAACAGGCGAGGTCTGGTACGAGCGAAATGCAGACAAGATGTTTATGCCTGCCTCCAACGAAAAAATAATTACGGGAGCCGTTTCTTTACAAACGTTAGGGCCAGACTTTCGGTATGTGACCACCATTGGGCATCGGGGAAGCATTACAAATGGCATCCTTAAGGGCGATTTGGTGGTCTTTGGGAGTGGCGACCCTTCTTTTAATTTCCGCTTTTGGGGCGATAATCGGGCGGTCTTGACAAAATGGGCCAAGGAATTAAAAGCAAGAGGCATACGCGCAATTTCTGGCGATCTGATTGGCGATGACAATGCCTTCGAAGATTACCCCTACGGTAGTGGATGGCCTTATGATGACTTTGAATATTATTATTCTGCCGAAATTGGGGCTTTTCAATTAAATGAAAACTATGTAGATCTGGAAATTACGCCTCCGCGCGTCGCTGGAGAAGCCATGAAGGTTCAGCCCAGTACACCCAGCAATTATTACACAGTAGAAAACAAGTTGAATGTTGTGCCCAATGGAACCTCTACGGTAACCGTTTCACGCGCTTTTGGCACCAACCACATGGTACTAAAAGGCCAAGTGGTACTTGGTGGTCGAACCATCTCCGACGCCGTTACCATTACCAATCCTACCTTGTTTTTCATGACGGTGCTAAAGGAAACCTTAGAGGCCGAAGGCATTAACGTCTCTGGTGTCGTGCGCGATTGTGACGACATTCCCGGCTATGCCCTTAAACCTACCGAGGTTACGGTTGTGCTAACGGAGCAATCCCCACCGTTCACCAAGTTACTCAGCGAAATGATGAAAGTAAGCCAAAACCTTTATGCCGAGACCTTTACCCATACCTTAGGATGGCACCGGACGGGCACGGGGAGTTTTGAGGCAGGTAAAACCATTGTTCAACAACAACTGGCGGATTGGGGTATTGCGGTAAATAGCTATGTGTATGCCGATGGAAGCGGCCTTTCGCGATACAACTACACCAACCCCCGAATATTGGTGACGGTCCTTTCGGCTATGCGTAATTCACCTCATTGGGTCGTTTTCCGCGATTCTATGCCCCTTGCCGGAGAAGATGGCACGCTCCGAAACCGCATGAAAACAGGCCCCGCTTTCAAAAATGTGCGCGCCAAAACAGGAACCATTGCGAATACCCGTGGGCTTTCTGGCTACCTAACCACCGCTGACGGCGAAGAGTTGGCGTTTTCGTTCCTTGTAAACGGTCATCTGCTTTCCTCCCGCGATACCGATCGCATCACCGATACCGCCGCTCAGATATTAGCCGGGCTAAAGCGATAA
- a CDS encoding M1 family metallopeptidase — MNKIHISLFLIGLLWVFTPKTHAQYWVDPGDNRLNNSQFRPLSDWPTPTEYRTASGSPGPKYWQQRVDYKIEASLDTLNHRITGKERITYRNNSPDVLRYIWMQLDQNLMSKEHSRTYQTAGALPPSIPPAARRFLNVDPFDGGFNITRVQVVDAAGKRQNMDYRINNTIMKVQLLQPLQPGGTVVFEVDWNHIVPDDGRGAKEKTKFGWHYVNAQWYPRVSVYDDVNGWQTDQFLGRGEFYLEFGNFDVSLTVPWNVIVDATGALQNAAETLTAEQRNRLAQAYQVTDLVKNSPVFIIKPEEVGKPSSRPKTSGTITWRYKAENVRDFAWVASRVYVWDAAGYQYSPTEKPIALHSLYLKESMPLWDKVSTRAIWQTMETYGDMSLKYPYPKAVNVNGPPTVGGMEYPMLAFCAGRPNAEGKFSEVQERGLISVTIHEVGHNWFPMIIASDERKWTWQDEGVNSFVQYYAEQAYAKRFGGTPFGEQFKTGVYPSRRGPAKNIVPYMRDADQVPIMTHSDLIHKDFGNNGYAKPATALVMLRDHIVGPKAFDEAFREYSQKWAFKHPMPWDFFRTIEDGAGEDLAYFWRGWFYTTHANDQAITDVKSQKAADLVGDDKRGQHYWRVTIENKGKMVMPVQLGITYDDGSSEKLKIPADIWRNNELKFEKGFFSNKNVVKVVLDPDEVFADVDRANNTWEAPKLEQPKTQESPSSGGQKN, encoded by the coding sequence ATGAACAAAATCCACATTTCGCTCTTCCTCATAGGGTTGTTGTGGGTCTTTACTCCCAAGACCCATGCCCAATATTGGGTTGATCCCGGTGATAACCGTTTGAATAATTCGCAATTCCGTCCGCTTTCCGACTGGCCAACCCCCACCGAGTACCGCACGGCCTCGGGGTCCCCTGGCCCAAAATACTGGCAACAACGGGTAGATTATAAAATTGAGGCCTCGTTAGACACCCTCAACCACCGGATTACAGGCAAGGAACGCATCACATACCGAAACAATTCGCCGGATGTGTTACGGTATATTTGGATGCAATTGGACCAAAACCTGATGTCTAAGGAGCATAGCCGTACCTATCAGACGGCGGGCGCATTGCCTCCGTCCATTCCACCTGCTGCAAGGCGTTTTCTGAATGTGGATCCATTTGACGGTGGTTTTAATATCACCCGTGTGCAAGTGGTGGATGCCGCAGGGAAACGTCAAAATATGGACTACCGTATTAACAATACCATTATGAAGGTACAGTTATTGCAGCCACTCCAGCCGGGTGGAACAGTTGTTTTTGAGGTAGATTGGAATCATATTGTCCCCGACGATGGACGCGGTGCCAAGGAGAAAACGAAATTCGGCTGGCACTATGTGAATGCACAATGGTATCCACGGGTCTCGGTATATGATGACGTTAATGGCTGGCAAACCGATCAATTTTTGGGACGGGGCGAGTTTTATCTGGAGTTTGGTAATTTCGATGTAAGCCTTACAGTACCTTGGAACGTAATTGTGGATGCCACTGGCGCTCTTCAAAACGCAGCCGAAACCTTGACTGCCGAACAACGAAACCGCTTGGCCCAGGCCTATCAGGTAACAGACTTGGTAAAGAACAGCCCTGTTTTTATTATCAAACCCGAAGAAGTGGGGAAACCATCTTCCCGACCCAAAACCTCCGGAACCATCACGTGGCGCTATAAGGCCGAAAACGTCCGAGATTTTGCATGGGTGGCCTCCCGTGTCTATGTCTGGGATGCTGCCGGATACCAATATAGCCCCACCGAAAAACCCATTGCCCTGCACTCGCTCTACCTAAAAGAATCCATGCCACTTTGGGATAAGGTCTCCACCCGTGCGATCTGGCAAACCATGGAAACCTATGGCGACATGTCGCTTAAATATCCATACCCGAAAGCCGTAAATGTGAACGGCCCTCCCACCGTTGGCGGAATGGAATACCCCATGCTGGCCTTTTGTGCTGGCCGTCCGAATGCCGAGGGCAAATTTAGCGAAGTACAAGAACGCGGCCTCATCTCGGTCACCATCCACGAAGTGGGGCATAACTGGTTTCCGATGATCATTGCCTCCGATGAACGAAAATGGACGTGGCAGGACGAAGGGGTCAATTCGTTTGTGCAATACTACGCCGAGCAAGCCTATGCGAAACGATTTGGTGGGACGCCTTTTGGCGAACAGTTCAAAACAGGCGTTTATCCCAGCCGTCGCGGGCCTGCCAAAAACATTGTGCCCTATATGCGCGATGCCGACCAAGTGCCGATTATGACGCACTCCGACCTGATCCACAAGGACTTTGGGAATAATGGCTATGCGAAACCTGCCACGGCTTTGGTGATGCTGCGCGATCACATCGTTGGCCCAAAAGCATTCGACGAGGCGTTCCGTGAGTATTCACAAAAATGGGCCTTTAAACATCCCATGCCGTGGGACTTTTTCCGTACCATCGAGGACGGCGCAGGTGAGGACCTTGCTTACTTCTGGCGCGGCTGGTTCTATACGACCCATGCAAACGATCAGGCCATTACCGACGTAAAATCACAAAAAGCAGCGGATTTGGTGGGCGATGACAAACGCGGTCAACATTACTGGCGCGTTACCATCGAGAACAAAGGCAAAATGGTTATGCCAGTACAGTTGGGGATTACCTATGACGACGGTTCTTCCGAAAAACTGAAAATCCCTGCCGATATTTGGCGGAACAATGAATTAAAGTTTGAAAAAGGCTTTTTCTCAAATAAAAATGTAGTAAAGGTGGTGTTAGATCCCGATGAGGTCTTTGCCGATGTGGATCGCGCCAATAACACTTGGGAGGCTCCCAAATTGGAACAGCCCAAAACACAGGAAAGTCCCTCCTCTGGCGGACAAAAAAATTAA
- a CDS encoding glycosyltransferase family 2 protein — translation MQQARILVIIPAFNEAESISQVIGDIPDGLVDEVVVVNNASTDETEKNARAAGATVLTETRRGYGYACLAGLAYAAKQKPDIIVFLDGDYSDFPNEMDQLVAPILADKADLVIGSRTLGKREKGAMLPQALFGNWLACSLMRLLWKGEFTDLGPFRAIRYPALLTLQMQDKTYGWTIEMQIKALQQKFRCAEIPTSYRKRIGVSKITGTVSGTIKASYKILWMIFRYAIAP, via the coding sequence ATGCAGCAAGCAAGGATTTTGGTCATCATTCCGGCTTTTAACGAAGCCGAAAGCATTTCACAGGTCATCGGTGATATCCCTGATGGATTGGTGGACGAAGTGGTGGTGGTTAACAATGCTTCCACCGATGAAACCGAGAAAAATGCACGCGCCGCTGGAGCCACCGTGCTGACCGAAACGCGGCGTGGCTATGGCTATGCCTGTTTGGCTGGACTGGCCTATGCAGCCAAACAAAAGCCCGACATCATCGTTTTTTTGGACGGAGATTACAGCGATTTTCCCAACGAAATGGATCAACTTGTCGCCCCTATTTTAGCAGATAAAGCGGATTTGGTCATCGGCTCGCGCACCCTCGGAAAGCGCGAGAAAGGGGCTATGCTCCCTCAAGCCCTCTTTGGTAATTGGCTGGCTTGTTCTCTGATGAGGTTGTTATGGAAAGGAGAATTTACCGATTTGGGGCCGTTCCGAGCAATTAGATACCCCGCACTCCTGACCCTCCAGATGCAAGACAAAACCTATGGTTGGACGATCGAGATGCAAATCAAAGCCTTACAGCAAAAGTTCCGATGCGCCGAAATCCCCACTTCCTATCGAAAACGGATTGGGGTTTCTAAAATCACTGGAACCGTTTCGGGCACGATAAAGGCCAGTTATAAAATCTTATGGATGATTTTCCGGTATGCCATTGCTCCGTAG
- a CDS encoding zinc-binding dehydrogenase: MIQACIPQFGSPKVFRIEEVPDPMPGKREVRVAVRASGVNFADILARKGLYPDAPKPLPIVVGYEVSGVVDAIGEGISDDLLGKEVIALTRFRGNATKVCVPESAIFPKSKEIGFEQAAAIPVNYLTAWQLMVVMGSLSADETVLIHNAGGGVGMAAIQIGKKIGATMIGTASPAKHERLKAIGLHHAVDYRNANWPQVVSSLTNGKGFELILDPIGGSYWKKNYQLLRPTGRLGMFGVSEVTASRLPGMLRFIPVLLKAPLWSPLSLLENRGAFGVNMGHLWGEQTKVAAWGHALMKGVEEGWLAPHVDRTFPLADIAEAHQYIEDRKNFGKVVLTCT, from the coding sequence ATGATTCAAGCCTGTATCCCACAATTTGGAAGCCCCAAAGTATTTAGGATCGAAGAAGTACCCGATCCTATGCCCGGAAAAAGGGAAGTTCGGGTAGCTGTGCGGGCAAGTGGGGTGAACTTTGCAGACATTCTGGCCCGGAAAGGGTTATACCCCGATGCCCCCAAGCCATTACCCATTGTGGTAGGATACGAAGTCAGTGGTGTCGTGGATGCCATTGGGGAAGGGATATCAGACGATTTGTTGGGAAAAGAGGTGATTGCCCTCACCCGATTTCGGGGGAATGCAACCAAGGTGTGCGTACCAGAGTCCGCGATTTTTCCGAAGTCCAAGGAAATAGGATTTGAACAGGCTGCCGCCATTCCAGTTAATTACCTTACGGCCTGGCAATTGATGGTGGTTATGGGGAGTCTTTCTGCAGATGAAACCGTATTGATCCACAATGCCGGAGGGGGGGTGGGTATGGCAGCGATACAAATTGGCAAAAAAATAGGCGCAACAATGATTGGAACGGCAAGTCCGGCCAAACATGAACGCCTAAAAGCTATTGGATTGCACCATGCTGTGGATTATCGCAACGCCAATTGGCCCCAAGTAGTGAGTAGTCTTACAAATGGGAAAGGATTTGAACTAATTTTAGACCCGATTGGCGGTTCTTATTGGAAGAAAAACTACCAACTTCTAAGACCCACAGGACGTCTTGGTATGTTCGGTGTCTCAGAAGTCACAGCGTCTCGCTTGCCCGGAATGCTACGTTTTATCCCCGTTCTACTGAAAGCACCTTTATGGTCACCATTGTCTTTGCTGGAAAATAGGGGCGCTTTTGGGGTAAATATGGGTCATTTGTGGGGCGAACAAACCAAAGTAGCCGCGTGGGGCCATGCCCTGATGAAAGGCGTTGAAGAAGGTTGGTTGGCCCCTCATGTAGATCGCACCTTCCCATTAGCCGACATTGCCGAAGCGCATCAATACATCGAAGACCGAAAAAACTTTGGCAAAGTAGTCCTGACTTGTACCTAA